From Leptotrichia wadei, one genomic window encodes:
- the aroQ gene encoding type II 3-dehydroquinate dehydratase → MKKIMIINGPNLNFLGIREKSIYGNDDYESICSYIKGKFSDKKVRIDILQSNSEGKIIDFLQSAYFRNFDGIVINPGAYTHYSYAILDAIKSISIPTVEVHLSNIHEREEFRKTSVTAAACIAQIYGKGKDGYVEAIKLLLRGENC, encoded by the coding sequence ATGAAGAAAATAATGATTATAAATGGACCTAATCTAAATTTCTTAGGAATTAGGGAAAAGAGTATCTATGGAAATGATGACTATGAAAGTATTTGCAGTTACATAAAAGGAAAATTTTCAGATAAAAAAGTCAGAATAGATATTCTGCAGTCAAATTCTGAAGGAAAAATTATAGATTTCCTGCAGTCGGCATATTTTAGAAATTTTGATGGAATTGTAATAAATCCAGGAGCCTACACTCATTACAGCTATGCAATTTTAGATGCGATAAAATCAATATCTATACCAACAGTGGAAGTTCATTTGAGCAATATTCACGAAAGGGAAGAATTTAGAAAAACTTCAGTTACAGCTGCAGCCTGTATTGCTCAAATTTATGGAAAAGGCAAAGATGGATATGTGGAAGCAATTAAACTTCTTTTAAGGGGAGAAAATTGTTAA
- a CDS encoding thiazole synthase, with product MKDSFKLGNKEFNSRFILGSGKYSNELINSAINYAQAEMVTVAMRRAVSGVWENILDYIPKNITLLPNTSGARNAKEAVKIARLAREYTQGDFIKIEVIKDSKYLLPDNYETIKATEILAKEGFIVMPYMYPDLNVARDLRDAGASCIMPLAAPIGSNRGLITKEFIQILIDEIDLPIIVDAGIGKPSQACEAMEMGVTAIMANTAIATANDIPRMAKSFKYAIQAGRDAYLAKVGRVLENGGCASSPLTGFLNEVD from the coding sequence ATGAAAGATAGTTTTAAACTTGGAAATAAAGAATTTAATTCAAGATTTATTCTTGGTTCAGGAAAATATTCAAATGAATTAATAAATAGTGCCATTAATTATGCACAAGCAGAAATGGTAACTGTTGCGATGAGAAGAGCTGTTAGTGGAGTTTGGGAAAATATCTTAGATTATATCCCTAAAAACATAACCTTGCTTCCTAATACTTCTGGTGCAAGAAATGCAAAAGAAGCAGTAAAAATAGCAAGACTTGCAAGAGAATACACTCAAGGAGATTTTATTAAAATTGAAGTTATAAAAGATAGCAAATATCTTTTGCCAGATAACTATGAAACTATAAAGGCAACTGAAATATTGGCAAAAGAAGGCTTTATTGTAATGCCATATATGTACCCTGATTTGAATGTGGCAAGAGATTTAAGAGATGCAGGAGCAAGCTGTATAATGCCTCTTGCAGCACCAATAGGCTCTAATAGAGGACTGATAACAAAGGAATTTATACAAATTTTAATAGATGAGATAGATTTACCAATAATAGTTGATGCAGGGATAGGGAAACCTTCTCAAGCTTGTGAAGCAATGGAAATGGGAGTAACCGCAATTATGGCAAATACTGCAATAGCAACTGCAAATGATATTCCAAGAATGGCAAAATCCTTTAAGTATGCAATACAAGCTGGAAGAGATGCTTATCTTGCAAAAGTAGGAAGAGTTTTGGAAAATGGAGGCTGTGCCTCTTCACCGCTTACAGGATTTTTAAATGAGGTGGACTAA
- a CDS encoding gamma-glutamyl-gamma-aminobutyrate hydrolase family protein: protein MNNKRKPLIGITTSLELNPNRLNDHKTIVSVDYSKAVINAGGIPFILPITENLEVIKEQIQVLDGLLLSGGGDPDPVLYGEDCLQEVGSITPQRDEFELVILDEFMKTGKPVFGICRGLQIANVYFGGSLYQDVKYTGTTINHMQKWLPDLPTHDINIEKNNILFEIFGEKARVNSYHHQMIKDLGNGLTSIAKANDGIIEAFQNKNHKFFYAVQWHPEMMAVRGNQKMQKIFDKFIKSCEK, encoded by the coding sequence ATGAATAACAAAAGAAAACCATTAATAGGAATCACTACTTCGCTGGAATTAAATCCAAACAGATTAAATGACCACAAAACAATAGTTTCAGTAGATTATAGCAAAGCCGTCATAAATGCTGGAGGAATTCCGTTTATTTTGCCAATAACTGAAAATCTTGAAGTTATAAAGGAACAGATACAAGTTTTAGATGGACTTTTACTTTCGGGCGGGGGAGATCCTGATCCAGTTTTATATGGAGAAGACTGTCTGCAGGAGGTTGGAAGCATTACACCGCAGCGTGATGAATTTGAACTTGTAATTTTAGATGAATTTATGAAAACCGGAAAACCTGTTTTTGGAATTTGCCGTGGACTTCAAATTGCAAATGTTTATTTTGGTGGAAGTCTGTATCAAGATGTAAAATATACAGGAACAACAATTAACCATATGCAAAAATGGCTTCCAGATTTGCCAACACACGATATAAACATTGAAAAGAACAATATTTTATTTGAAATTTTTGGAGAAAAAGCAAGGGTAAATTCCTATCATCATCAAATGATAAAAGATTTAGGAAATGGATTAACTTCAATTGCGAAGGCAAATGATGGAATAATAGAGGCTTTCCAAAATAAAAATCACAAATTCTTTTATGCCGTTCAATGGCATCCTGAAATGATGGCAGTCCGTGGGAACCAAAAAATGCAAAAGATTTTTGACAAATTTATTAAAAGCTGTGAAAAATAG
- a CDS encoding shikimate kinase has product MKNIVLIGMPACGKSTIGYWLSQKTSYLFFDADKYLEEKENRIISDIFANEGEEYFRDLETKYLKELSERQGIIISTGGGAVKRKENIDILKKNGIVIFLDRTIEDISRENHENRPLLQNIENLWKLYDERINLYRKYADIIIKNDDDMDVVTERIITALKGKL; this is encoded by the coding sequence ATGAAAAATATAGTATTAATTGGAATGCCCGCTTGCGGGAAAAGCACGATTGGATATTGGCTGTCACAAAAAACTAGTTATCTCTTTTTTGATGCTGATAAATATTTGGAAGAAAAGGAAAATAGAATTATTTCAGATATTTTTGCAAACGAAGGGGAAGAGTATTTTAGAGATTTGGAAACGAAATATTTAAAAGAATTGTCTGAAAGACAGGGAATTATTATTTCAACTGGCGGAGGAGCTGTTAAGAGAAAGGAAAATATTGATATTTTGAAGAAAAATGGAATTGTTATATTTCTTGACAGAACGATTGAGGATATTTCAAGAGAAAACCATGAAAACAGACCTCTTTTGCAAAATATTGAAAATCTTTGGAAATTATATGATGAAAGAATAAATTTATATAGAAAATATGCTGATATTATAATAAAAAATGATGATGACATGGATGTGGTTACTGAGAGAATAATTACAGCTTTAAAGGGAAAACTTTAG
- a CDS encoding chorismate mutase, with amino-acid sequence MNTNKNLDLGKIREKIDKLDSQLVELLEKRLEIVQEVAQFKKQTGKRIFDEEREKEVVQKNLKRVKNKELNHYIELILKDIMDSSKEYQKFKIGISTKYVNDLDLKDKKLGYTGVPGSYAYEVLMNILKNNKNLDVDSIEENKNIFHFNSHKELVEAVHTKKIDIGILPIENSIVGEVRDSIDLINTKNIHIIGEVRHKISHNLLGVKRSRIEDIRNIYSHDQAFMQCSQFLSKHEWHLNRMTNTAISGKYIAAEGKKENACIANMKTKEVYGLELLKKNINNEEENYTRFFIISNEEAVIDGSDKISIVTSANNESGALIGLLQIFYKYGLNMVNLKSRPRANKPWEYYFYIDFEGNMSSEKVRMALEEMREKSNYLQILGNYKLYNLEIYSN; translated from the coding sequence ATGAATACAAATAAAAATTTAGATTTGGGGAAAATTCGGGAAAAGATTGATAAATTAGACAGCCAGCTGGTGGAATTGCTGGAGAAAAGACTGGAAATTGTGCAGGAAGTGGCGCAGTTTAAGAAGCAGACTGGGAAAAGAATCTTTGATGAGGAACGGGAAAAGGAAGTTGTTCAAAAAAATTTGAAAAGAGTGAAAAATAAGGAACTCAATCATTATATTGAACTAATTTTGAAGGATATTATGGATTCAAGCAAGGAATATCAAAAATTTAAAATAGGAATTTCAACTAAATATGTAAATGATTTGGACTTGAAGGATAAAAAGTTAGGATATACTGGAGTTCCAGGGTCGTATGCCTATGAAGTGCTTATGAATATTTTGAAAAATAATAAAAATTTAGATGTAGACAGCATTGAGGAAAATAAAAATATTTTTCATTTTAATTCACATAAAGAACTGGTGGAAGCTGTTCATACAAAAAAAATAGATATTGGGATATTGCCGATAGAAAATTCTATTGTAGGAGAAGTCAGGGACAGCATTGATTTGATTAATACGAAAAATATTCATATAATTGGGGAAGTTAGACATAAAATTTCACATAATCTTTTAGGTGTGAAGAGAAGCAGAATTGAAGATATAAGGAATATTTATTCGCATGACCAGGCTTTTATGCAATGCTCACAGTTTTTATCAAAGCATGAATGGCATCTTAACCGTATGACAAATACTGCAATTAGCGGGAAGTATATTGCAGCAGAAGGTAAAAAGGAAAATGCCTGCATTGCTAATATGAAAACTAAAGAAGTTTACGGACTTGAATTACTGAAGAAAAATATTAATAACGAAGAGGAGAATTATACGAGATTTTTTATTATTTCAAATGAAGAAGCTGTAATTGACGGAAGTGATAAAATAAGCATTGTGACAAGTGCGAATAATGAATCAGGAGCATTAATTGGATTATTGCAGATTTTTTACAAATATGGGCTGAATATGGTAAATTTAAAATCACGTCCAAGAGCAAATAAGCCTTGGGAATATTATTTTTACATTGATTTTGAAGGAAATATGTCTAGCGAAAAGGTAAGAATGGCGCTTGAGGAAATGCGGGAAAAATCAAATTATCTACAGATTTTAGGCAATTATAAACTGTATAATTTGGAAATATATTCAAATTAA
- a CDS encoding HAD family hydrolase codes for MGKKFFEEIELFLFDMDGLLFDTETIYVGYGREVAKKMGYTITKDIVEKTTGVTDDKARILFKESLGQDFPYDEMMGTVKDHILELAKKSEVPLKSGALELLEFLRENNKEMILATSSDLFMAEALINGKDLKKYFSHFVTAEDVVHGKPDPEVFLIGAKKAGVSPEKTAVFEDSFNGIRAAHAAGTFPIMVPDKLKPTEEIEKLVYKKFNSLVEVLDYFKGNN; via the coding sequence ATGGGAAAGAAATTTTTTGAAGAAATTGAATTATTTTTGTTTGATATGGATGGATTGCTATTTGACACGGAAACCATTTATGTTGGATATGGGCGTGAAGTGGCTAAAAAAATGGGATATACAATAACAAAGGATATTGTGGAAAAGACAACAGGTGTTACAGATGATAAGGCGAGAATATTATTTAAAGAGTCATTGGGGCAGGACTTTCCTTATGATGAAATGATGGGGACAGTAAAGGATCATATATTAGAATTAGCTAAAAAAAGTGAAGTGCCTTTAAAATCAGGTGCGTTGGAACTTTTAGAATTTTTGAGGGAAAATAATAAAGAAATGATTCTGGCGACTTCTTCGGATTTGTTTATGGCAGAAGCTTTAATTAATGGAAAAGATCTAAAAAAATATTTTTCTCATTTTGTAACGGCAGAAGATGTAGTTCATGGTAAGCCCGATCCTGAAGTATTTTTGATAGGAGCAAAAAAGGCGGGAGTATCTCCAGAGAAAACTGCAGTATTTGAAGATTCCTTTAATGGAATAAGAGCGGCACATGCAGCGGGAACATTTCCAATCATGGTGCCAGATAAATTGAAACCGACAGAAGAAATTGAAAAATTAGTTTATAAGAAGTTTAATAGTCTGGTTGAAGTGCTTGATTATTTTAAGGGGAATAATTAA
- a CDS encoding thiamine phosphate synthase — MIMDKIKLNIISNRKLCANSNLKKQVEKIFSGYEKKIILKNFEITALTLREKDLDKSKYLNLVKKIYPICQKYKINLILHQNYDLNLDEKYNIEGIHLSYNVFKSLEENIKTGLIKKYKKIGVSIHSLEEAKEVEILGANYVVAGHIFKTDCKKGLEPRGLKFVENLSSVLNIPVFAIGGINERNSQSVINSGAFGLCMMSSLMKY; from the coding sequence ATTATTATGGATAAAATAAAATTAAATATTATTAGTAACAGAAAATTATGTGCTAACAGTAATCTTAAAAAGCAAGTTGAAAAAATTTTTTCTGGTTATGAGAAAAAAATAATTCTAAAAAATTTTGAGATTACTGCACTTACTTTAAGAGAAAAAGATTTAGATAAAAGTAAATATCTAAACTTAGTGAAAAAAATTTATCCTATTTGCCAAAAATATAAGATAAATTTAATTTTACATCAAAATTATGATTTAAACTTGGATGAAAAATATAATATTGAAGGTATTCATTTAAGTTATAATGTTTTTAAGTCTTTAGAAGAAAATATTAAAACAGGACTTATAAAAAAATATAAAAAAATAGGAGTATCTATACATAGTCTTGAGGAAGCTAAAGAAGTAGAAATTTTGGGAGCAAACTATGTAGTTGCAGGACATATATTTAAAACAGATTGTAAAAAAGGCTTAGAACCAAGGGGACTAAAATTTGTTGAAAATCTATCATCTGTATTAAACATTCCTGTATTTGCAATAGGCGGAATAAATGAAAGAAATTCCCAGTCTGTTATTAATAGTGGAGCTTTTGGACTATGTATGATGTCAAGTCTAATGAAATATTAA
- a CDS encoding DUF4250 domain-containing protein, which translates to MINFETKDIMLLYSLVNMKLRDEFSDLDDLVNYYGVDKDSLLNRFSEAGYKYSESENQFKKL; encoded by the coding sequence ATGATAAATTTTGAAACTAAAGATATAATGCTGCTTTATAGTCTTGTAAATATGAAATTACGTGATGAATTTTCAGATTTGGATGATTTGGTAAATTATTATGGTGTTGATAAGGATAGTTTATTAAATAGGTTTTCAGAAGCTGGATATAAATATTCAGAAAGTGAAAATCAGTTTAAGAAATTATAG
- a CDS encoding pseudouridine synthase, translating to MRLDKFLANSGIGTRKEVKEIIKKKKISVNGVFVKDGKIHIDENKDVIKYENKVVGYKPFVYIMMNKPAGVISATEDNCHKTVIDLLNDEYRTYDIFPAGRLDIDTEGLLLLTNDGILSHNLLSPKKHVDKKYYVKIAKPLSENDVKTLENGIKLEENFVTKKAKVEVISENLHENGDNQVYITISEGKFHQVKRMFKAVNNEVLYLKRVKMGNLSLDKNLKLGEYRELTEEELDGLKF from the coding sequence ATGAGATTAGATAAATTTTTAGCAAATTCGGGGATTGGGACGAGAAAAGAAGTTAAGGAAATCATAAAAAAGAAAAAAATTAGTGTCAATGGTGTTTTTGTAAAGGATGGAAAAATTCATATTGATGAAAATAAAGATGTTATAAAATATGAAAATAAAGTTGTCGGTTACAAGCCGTTTGTCTATATTATGATGAACAAGCCTGCTGGAGTTATTTCTGCAACAGAGGATAACTGCCATAAAACTGTTATTGATCTATTAAATGATGAATACAGGACTTATGATATTTTTCCTGCCGGAAGGCTGGATATTGACACTGAAGGCTTACTTTTGCTTACAAATGATGGAATTTTGTCGCATAATTTACTTTCTCCTAAAAAGCATGTGGATAAGAAATATTATGTAAAAATTGCCAAGCCACTTAGTGAAAATGATGTAAAAACCTTGGAAAACGGGATAAAGCTGGAGGAAAATTTTGTAACGAAAAAGGCAAAAGTTGAAGTAATTTCTGAAAATTTGCATGAAAATGGCGATAATCAAGTTTATATAACAATTTCTGAAGGGAAGTTTCATCAGGTGAAGAGAATGTTTAAGGCGGTTAATAATGAAGTTCTTTATTTGAAGCGAGTAAAAATGGGAAATCTTTCGCTGGATAAAAATTTGAAGCTGGGAGAATATAGGGAATTGACAGAAGAAGAGCTGGATGGATTAAAATTTTGA
- the thiH gene encoding 2-iminoacetate synthase ThiH, producing MKLKNINSDILNEVINKINDYDYNSFSDEDIKKALNKDYLSTRDFQALLSPKAINYLEEMAQKAKECRKRYFGNSVYMFTPLYISNYCDNYCIYCGFNSHNKIKRARLNFEQIEVELKEIAKTGLEEILILTGESEKYSNIEYIGKACKLARKYFNNVGIEIYPVNVEDYKYLNSCGADYVTIFQETYNEEKYQKLHLEGHKKVFSYRFNSQERALMGGMRGVAFGALLGLDDFRKDAFSTGYHAYLLQKKYPHAEISISCPRLRPIINNLKIEQKFISEKDLFQIVCAYRLFLPFANITISTREKPNFRDNIIKIAATKISAGVDTGIGAHSGCSNKKGDEQFEIADRRTVAQIFEKIKSENLQPVMNDYIYLEDN from the coding sequence ATGAAACTAAAAAACATTAACTCAGATATTTTGAATGAAGTAATAAATAAAATAAATGATTATGACTACAATTCCTTTTCAGATGAAGATATAAAAAAAGCCTTAAATAAAGATTATTTATCCACAAGAGATTTTCAAGCACTGCTATCTCCAAAAGCTATAAATTATCTTGAAGAAATGGCACAAAAAGCAAAAGAATGCAGAAAAAGATATTTTGGAAATTCTGTCTATATGTTTACACCTCTATATATCTCAAACTATTGCGATAATTATTGTATTTACTGTGGTTTTAACTCGCATAATAAGATAAAAAGGGCTAGATTAAATTTTGAACAGATAGAAGTTGAATTAAAGGAAATAGCAAAAACAGGTTTGGAAGAAATACTTATACTTACAGGAGAAAGTGAAAAATATTCCAATATTGAATATATTGGAAAGGCTTGTAAATTAGCAAGAAAATATTTTAATAATGTAGGAATCGAAATATATCCTGTAAATGTGGAAGACTATAAGTACCTAAATTCTTGTGGAGCGGACTATGTAACAATCTTTCAAGAAACATACAACGAAGAAAAATACCAAAAATTACATTTAGAAGGTCATAAAAAAGTTTTTTCATATAGATTTAATTCACAGGAAAGGGCTTTAATGGGGGGGATGAGAGGTGTTGCTTTTGGAGCATTGCTAGGACTAGATGATTTTAGAAAAGATGCTTTTTCAACAGGTTATCATGCTTATCTCTTGCAAAAAAAATATCCTCATGCAGAAATCTCTATTTCCTGTCCAAGATTAAGACCTATTATCAATAATCTAAAAATAGAACAAAAATTTATCAGTGAAAAAGACCTGTTTCAAATTGTATGTGCATATAGACTATTTTTACCTTTTGCAAATATAACAATATCTACAAGGGAAAAGCCTAATTTTAGGGATAATATAATAAAAATAGCCGCAACAAAAATTTCGGCAGGAGTGGATACAGGAATAGGTGCTCATAGTGGTTGTTCAAATAAAAAAGGTGACGAGCAGTTTGAAATAGCAGATAGAAGAACAGTAGCTCAAATATTTGAAAAGATAAAAAGTGAAAATTTACAACCTGTGATGAACGACTATATTTATTTAGAGGATAATTGA
- a CDS encoding dipeptidase, whose product MFFDMHADVWTDNFWEYKKGNKDVIRNKYKDKFLKGGLSGGIFVIYLNVNKVENAEEYFFSDLRAMTEELHYARDLIKIIKEPSDFKMMEKSLNEKDKKFGVVLGIEGLPGIGDKLDYIYLLYQLGVRHIGMTWNETNAFATGQSGDKNRGLTPLGIDAVKIINELGILLDVSHANDKTFWDIAKHSKKPFFASHSNARSLCPSMRNLNDDQILCIGERGGIVGMNSYHNFVSQNESDKNLEMLLNHLEYVAEKIGLDKVGFGLDFAEYYTPEGEEVSGLSGLHDVTELGNVEKALKKRGYSQNEIEMVTYKNFIDFFGRVRNFK is encoded by the coding sequence ATGTTTTTCGATATGCACGCAGATGTGTGGACAGATAATTTTTGGGAATACAAAAAGGGAAATAAAGATGTTATAAGAAATAAATATAAGGATAAATTCTTGAAGGGAGGACTTTCTGGAGGAATTTTTGTAATTTATTTGAATGTAAATAAAGTAGAAAATGCTGAGGAATATTTTTTTTCAGATTTAAGGGCAATGACTGAAGAACTGCATTATGCAAGGGATTTGATAAAAATAATAAAAGAGCCATCTGATTTTAAAATGATGGAAAAAAGTTTGAATGAAAAGGATAAAAAATTTGGAGTTGTGCTTGGAATTGAAGGGCTTCCTGGAATCGGGGATAAGCTTGACTATATTTATTTGCTGTATCAGCTTGGTGTGCGACATATCGGAATGACTTGGAATGAAACAAATGCTTTTGCGACAGGGCAAAGCGGGGATAAAAACAGAGGACTTACACCACTTGGAATTGATGCTGTGAAAATAATTAATGAACTTGGAATCCTGCTTGATGTTTCACATGCAAATGATAAGACTTTCTGGGATATTGCAAAACATTCTAAAAAACCATTTTTTGCTTCCCATTCAAATGCGAGAAGTCTTTGTCCATCAATGAGAAACTTGAATGATGATCAGATTTTGTGTATTGGTGAACGTGGTGGAATAGTTGGAATGAATAGTTATCATAATTTTGTCAGTCAAAATGAAAGTGATAAAAATTTGGAAATGCTTTTAAATCATCTGGAATATGTGGCTGAAAAAATTGGGCTGGATAAAGTTGGATTTGGGCTTGATTTTGCAGAATATTATACGCCAGAAGGGGAAGAAGTTTCTGGACTTTCAGGATTGCACGATGTTACAGAACTGGGAAATGTGGAAAAAGCCTTGAAAAAGAGAGGGTATTCTCAAAATGAAATTGAGATGGTAACTTATAAGAATTTTATTGACTTTTTTGGAAGAGTGAGAAATTTTAAATAA
- the thiF gene encoding sulfur carrier protein ThiS adenylyltransferase ThiF: MDLKEEDLLKRNVKGTFEKLKKTKICILGLGGLGSNVAILLAKAGIGYLKLVDFDIVEASNLNRQQYRISHIGMKKTKAIKNIIKEINPFVKVDILDTKVDKENISSIVKDIKIIVEAFDRAETKAMAIEKLLTNKNKIVISASGMAGLGSSNEIITRRVRDNFYLTGDNYSDYEEYSGIMSTRVMICAAHQANMVLRLILGEEK; the protein is encoded by the coding sequence ATGGATTTAAAAGAAGAAGATTTGCTTAAAAGAAATGTGAAAGGTACATTTGAAAAATTAAAAAAGACAAAAATCTGTATTTTAGGCTTGGGAGGATTGGGTTCAAATGTGGCGATTTTACTTGCAAAAGCAGGGATAGGATATTTAAAATTAGTAGATTTTGATATTGTCGAAGCAAGTAATTTGAATAGACAGCAATATAGAATATCTCATATAGGAATGAAAAAAACTAAAGCTATAAAAAATATTATAAAGGAAATAAATCCTTTTGTAAAAGTTGATATTCTGGATACAAAAGTGGATAAAGAAAATATATCTTCTATAGTTAAAGATATAAAAATTATTGTAGAAGCCTTTGATAGAGCTGAAACAAAAGCTATGGCAATAGAAAAATTACTGACAAATAAAAATAAAATAGTTATATCCGCATCTGGAATGGCTGGTTTAGGCTCATCAAATGAAATTATTACAAGAAGAGTTAGAGATAATTTTTATTTGACTGGGGATAATTATTCGGATTATGAAGAATATTCGGGCATTATGTCAACTAGAGTTATGATCTGTGCCGCACACCAAGCCAATATGGTTTTAAGATTAATACTAGGAGAAGAAAAATGA
- the thiS gene encoding sulfur carrier protein ThiS — MAKINGKYEEINNINLLDYLTKNKYRTDRIVVDFNGNIIKKEDFEKINIKNTDKIEIVCFVGGG, encoded by the coding sequence ATGGCAAAAATTAACGGAAAATATGAAGAAATTAACAATATTAACTTGCTAGATTATTTAACAAAAAATAAATATAGAACAGATAGAATTGTTGTTGATTTCAACGGAAATATAATAAAAAAGGAAGATTTTGAAAAAATTAATATAAAAAATACAGATAAGATAGAAATCGTATGTTTTGTTGGTGGAGGTTAA
- a CDS encoding shikimate dehydrogenase family protein produces MEKFGLLGEKLGHSYSKEIHEIFFELTGKKASYEMIEREIGEIEELMKNIRNGKFNGINVTIPYKLEVIKYLDEVSETAKKIGAVNTVTFRDGKLVGDNSDYFGFLKTLELNGIDVAGKKVLVLGTGGASKAIYNGLVDSGAESVFLATIIEHDPFKMRNQDRLIHYSSIAGLRNIELIVNCTPVGMYPAVDNCPLEDKNLIDVNAVVDIVYNPEETVLMKKYKLKGTKVANGLMMLISQAIKSEEIWHNEVYGAEIIEEIHKRLSEKLYK; encoded by the coding sequence ATGGAAAAATTTGGATTATTGGGAGAAAAATTAGGACATAGTTATTCAAAGGAAATTCATGAGATATTTTTTGAATTGACTGGGAAAAAAGCGAGTTATGAGATGATTGAGAGGGAAATTGGAGAAATTGAGGAACTGATGAAAAATATAAGAAATGGAAAGTTTAATGGGATTAATGTTACAATTCCTTATAAACTGGAAGTTATTAAGTATCTTGATGAAGTGTCGGAAACTGCTAAAAAAATTGGAGCGGTAAATACAGTAACTTTTAGAGATGGAAAACTTGTTGGAGATAATTCAGATTATTTTGGTTTTCTTAAAACGTTGGAATTAAATGGAATTGATGTTGCTGGTAAAAAAGTGCTTGTTTTGGGAACTGGCGGAGCTTCTAAAGCCATTTATAATGGATTGGTTGACAGCGGGGCTGAAAGTGTTTTTCTTGCGACAATTATAGAACATGATCCTTTTAAAATGAGAAATCAGGATAGACTGATTCATTATTCATCAATTGCAGGACTTAGAAATATTGAATTAATCGTAAACTGCACACCAGTTGGAATGTATCCTGCAGTTGATAATTGCCCGCTTGAGGATAAGAATTTAATTGATGTGAATGCAGTCGTGGATATTGTTTACAATCCTGAAGAAACTGTGCTTATGAAAAAGTATAAATTAAAAGGGACAAAGGTGGCAAATGGACTTATGATGCTTATTTCACAAGCAATTAAATCTGAAGAAATATGGCATAATGAAGTGTATGGAGCAGAAATTATTGAGGAAATTCATAAAAGATTATCAGAAAAATTATATAAATAA
- a CDS encoding HutP family protein, which yields MEENNKSVEICRIALKMSISSRDEERKLMKEYKEKGIRTAAVNVGGAMPQSRFKFIESALMAAKRNNLIQDVHAHDGAVIGAMREAMSQIEAIINGLSVGGKIGLARDGEHLAVAIFLSVGILQFNEVITSVAHRSVSILDSEK from the coding sequence ATGGAAGAAAATAATAAAAGTGTGGAAATATGCAGAATAGCATTAAAAATGTCGATTTCTTCACGAGATGAAGAACGAAAGCTAATGAAGGAATATAAGGAAAAAGGAATAAGGACAGCGGCAGTAAATGTTGGTGGAGCAATGCCTCAATCACGTTTTAAGTTTATAGAAAGCGCATTAATGGCGGCAAAAAGAAATAATCTTATTCAAGATGTGCATGCTCACGATGGTGCAGTAATTGGTGCGATGCGGGAAGCAATGAGTCAAATTGAGGCAATTATAAATGGACTTAGTGTTGGTGGTAAAATTGGGCTGGCAAGAGATGGGGAACATCTGGCTGTGGCAATATTTTTAAGTGTTGGAATATTGCAGTTTAATGAAGTGATAACTTCTGTTGCCCATCGTTCGGTTTCGATACTTGACAGTGAAAAATAA